Genomic DNA from Bacillota bacterium:
TCCGTCCAAGTTCCTGAAGCGCCTGAAAGACATAGTCAGGCTCGAGAAGGCGAAAGGCTCCGTGCTCGCCCGGTTTGACGAGATCGTCGATTCGCTCGGGTGCACTCACCGCGGGGGATGAAGCACATGAAACCAGTCGAAAACGAAGCGGAAACCGCCCTGGAATCCCTGGCAACCGAGGCGCTGGGGTACTATGGGTTGGGGTGCGATTCCCTGACCCTGACCCCGATCCAGTCGGGTGGGCCGAAGGCGCTGTGGAAGGTAGCCTCGGGGAAGAACACCTACGTATTGAAGAAGTTCCGCCACGCTCCCGCGAAGGTGGCTTTTACGACGGCGGCCCAGAGGTACGCGCACAGGATGGGAGCCAGGGTGCCCGCCGTAATCAGATCGCGGGCGGGCGGGGATTACGTCATGGCCGGAGGGCAAGTGTTCGCCCTCTACGAGTTCATCCATGGGAGGCCGGTGTCCTGGAGCAATCCGGCCCAGTTCAGGCGCGGCGTGGAAGCCCTGGCGGAATTCCACGTCAGGTCGCGCGGGTACGCCCCGCCACCCGGTTGCCAGGTGTCGTCGAAGCTCGGCCGTTGGCCTCACCAGTACCGGAGCATAATCGACCGGTCCAGGGAGTGGTCGGTTGCAGCGAGAGGCTCGACGGAGCAGTTTTGCCGCCTGTTCGAACAGAACTCCGGCTGGGCGGTTGCGCTGGCGGAGTTCGCGTCCCGCCTCCTGGAGCGGTTTGACTACACAGGATGGGTCCGCGAGTTCGAGAAGCGACCCGGCATTTGCCACCAGGACTACGGAGAGGGCAACTGCATCGACCGGGGCGGTGACATATACATCCTGGACCTGGACGGCGTGACGTTCGACATTCCGGCGAGGGACATCCGCAAGGTCGTAGTCAAGACGACGGCCGGCTGCGGCCGCTGGGACCAGGACCACGCGGATGAGGTTTTCTCATGGTTCCAGAGAGTGAACCCGCTCCGCCCTGCGCAGGAAGCGGTGGCTTTCGCGGACATTCTCTTCCCCCACACCTTCCACGACGTCGCCAAGAACAGATTCCTCAAGGGCAAGCCAACATCGTCGGGGAAACTCGCTGAGGCGATCGGGCTCGAACTCGCCAAGGCGTCCTCGCTCAAAACCGTCTTCCGTGAGCGATTCGGCGTGCCCGCGGCCGAGTGGCCCTCCCTACCGTGACGGCGCTGGCCCCGCGCGAAAGGTGTGGTGACGGATGCCGAGGTGCGTTGTGACGGGCGTAGCGGGGTTTATAGGGTCTACACTGGCCCGGCGGCTACTGGCTGATGGGTGGGGCGTGACGGGGATCGATTCGTTCGACCCTTATTACCACCGGCCGCTCAAGGAGAACAACGTCCGCGACGCGGTCACAGCCGCGGCCGGCGCTGGTGAGACAGGACGGTTCACCTTCGTCGAGGGCGACGTAACAGGCATGGACCTGGAGCCGTATTTCGACGGATGTGACGCCGTCTTCCACCTCGCGGCTCGCCCCGGCGTCAGGGAAAGCTGGGGGCGTGATTTCACCCTCTACGACAGGAACAACATCCTCGGAACCCAGCGCGTGCTGCTCGCCGCCGCGAGCCTATCATCACCCCCGCGCAGGATGGTGTTCGCGTCATCGTCGTCGGTGTACGGCTCCGCCCAGGGTGGCGCCTCACGCGAGGACGACCCGTTGCGCCCCGCCTCCCCTTACGGCGTGACGAAGCTCTGCTGCGAGCACCTGTGCCGGGTTCACGCCGACGCATTCGGCCTCAGCGTCGTGATGCTGCGGTACTTCACGGTGTACGGGCCGCGGCAACGGCCTGACATGGGGATCCAGAGGTTCATCGCGGCGGCCCTCTCGGGCGAGCCGGTGACGCTGTTCGGCGGCGGGGATCAGGTGAGGGACTTCACGTACGTGGACGACGCCGTGGAGGCAACCGTGCGGGCCGCGACGAGCGACCGGATCCCCGCAGGAGTGGCCTTCGCGCTCAACGCCGGCGCCGGGAGTCCGGCGACCCTGAAGCGCGTCATCGATCTGGTCGGCGCCGCCACGCGACGCCGCCTGCGAGTGGAATACGGGCCCCCGCAACCCGGCGACGTCGATGCGACGATGGCGGACACGTCTCTCATGCAGAGAGTGCTGGGATTTCGCCCGGCCACCCCTCTCCCAGATGGCATTGCGGCCCAGGTTTCGTGGGCGGAAAGGGCTATGGGCGGCGAAGGACGATGTCCTGCAGGGCGATGATCTTCACCTGGTGTCCGGAAAACTCCGCGCACTTCAGGAGCTCGGGGTTTCTCCAATTCGCCCTTCGAGAAGCGACGCGGCCTCCGGCCGTCAACCTGGGGTGGGGTGTATCCTCGCAGCCGTGCCAGGTTGCTCGTCAGGTTACTCGTTCGAAGTCCTACCTGCAAATACGCTTGTAAACCAGCGCCCCCGCCGTGTATCCTGGAGACGTCAGTCGATGGAAGTGGAGGAACGAGCGTGGGTCGCACACTTGCCAGGTATGCCGTCATGATCGCGGGATTCTTCGTTATCGCCGTTGGAATCGTCCTCAGTGTCAGGGCCGGTCTCGGCCCCGGGCCGTGGGACGTGTTTCACGTCGGGGTGTCCGGCGCTACGGGGATCCCGCTCGGGCGCACGATTACATACGTCGGGCTCGTGGTGATAGCGCTCGGCCTGCTCATCAGGGTCAAGCCCACCCTGTGCACCGTGCTGAACATGCTGCTCATAGGGCAATTCGTGGACCTCGTGGCGGCGTTTCTGCCTCTAGACACGCCCGCCACGTTGGCAGGGCGCCTCGTGATGCTCTGCGGCGGGATCGTGGTCCAGGGTCTCGGAGAGGGGCTGTATCTCGGGACTCGCGTGGGCGCGGGGCCGCGTGATGGCTTCATGCTGGGCATCGTGAAGTTGACGGGGAAGAGGATATGGGTCGTGCAAACCGCAATCGAGGTCACGTTGGTCATGCTGGGCTACGCGCTTGGGAGCCCGCCGGGAGCAGGCACGCTCATATTCGCCGTGAGCGTGGGATACTTCATCGAGTTCTTCCTGAATCTGTTGACTCCGGTCATCTCACGCCTGACGGCTCATCTCGTCGACCAGCAGAGGGCCCCTGCTGGTGCCGATTCTTGAGGCCCCCGCCTCGATCATGGCCTTTGCCTCGGCTAACGTCTGTATCCCGCCGGCGGCCTTGACGAGTGCTCGCCCACCCACCGCGCGGCTCATCAACCGTACGTCCTCGACCGTGGCCCCCGACGGACCGAAACCGGTGGATGTCTTGACGAATTCCGCCCCACCTTCCACTGCCAGCCGGCACGCCTCGACTTTCTCCTCATCGGTGAGATAACACGCTTCGATGATGACCTTCAGGATGACGTCCCGCCCCAGCCCTCTCGCCCTGGCCCGCGCGGCGTCATTCACAGCCGCAATGTCGCGCACGACACCGGCGCAATCGCCGCCCTTGAGAAGGCCGATGTTCATGACCATGTCGAGCTCCGCGGCACCCGAACCGACGGCTTCGGCGGCTTCGGCGGCCTTGGCGGCGGTTGAGCACGCCCCGAGCGGGAAGCCGATCGTCGCGCAAATGCTCACGCCGCTCCCCTCCAGCTCCCTTGCGGCTACGTGGACCCAGGAGCTGTTGACGCAGGCGGCGGCAAAACGGAAGGCGCGCGCCTCACCACAGATCTTCACGATCTCGGATTCCACGACCCACGGCTTGAGAAGCGTGTGGTCTATCATCTTACATAGCTCGTCACGTGTAAACAAACGAACCCCTCCGTTCGCACTGCGGCTCAGCCCATTGCCCCGGCCGGCCCGCCTAGTGTGCTGGACTGTATGAAGGCAACTCTATGGAGCAGAGCACCCCCGCCGCCTCGTTGACTATGGAGATCCTTCCGCTGTGGTCCTCCACTATCCTCTTGCAGACGGCCAGGCCGAGGCCCGTCCCCGACGGTTTCGTGGAGAAGAATGGTTCGAACACCCTCTCGATGTCCTCCCCGAGTATCCTGCTGCCCGAGTTCCGGACGCTCAGGCCCACCCTGCCGCGTTGGGGGTCAACCCATGTCTCAACATCTATGGAGCCCCCCGTCTTCACCGCTTCGAGGGCGTTCTTGACGACGTTGGTCACGACCTGCTGCAGGCGGCGCCGGTCCGCGAAGGCCTCGTCGCCGGGCGCAAGCCGGATGTTCACGACCACCCCTTTACGCGCGATCGCCGCCCTGTGGATCTCGACCACCTGCTGCGCTATCTCCCCGAGGCTCACCCGCTGCAACTCCAGGTTCGCGGGGGCCTGGAGGAACTTGAGGTCGCGCATGAGCGATTCAAGTCTCTCGAGTTCACGCACCGACAGCCGCAGGTACTCCAGCGCCTCACCATCTGCCGCGGCGAGACAAGAGAATAGACCCTGCTTTATCCTGTCGAGCGGCCCTGCAAGACGCGTCGACACGGCCTGGGCGACACTCCCCGCGATGGCCAGCCGGCCGCTGCGCTTGAGTTCTTCCTCGAGGCGCTTCTGTTCGGTCACGTCCCTCACGATGATCGCCACGCCGCTTGCGACGCCATCGCCCGACACCAGCGGGTATGCCGCTCCGGACATCATGCGCTTCCCCTCCGCAATCTCGATTGGGGTCCCGGTCAGGGCCCTGTCCGGCGCGGCCCCACCGGGCGGGGATCCGACGTGGTCCAGCGACAGACCATTTACGACTTGGTGTATTCGCCTGCCCACGACATCGGACTCCGTAACCGAAAACACGCGCTGAAGCATCCGGTTGAACGTCTCTATCCGGCCGTTCTTGCCCACGGAACAGACTCCGATCGGGACGCTGTCAAACGCCGCTCTGTAGGCCTGGGACTCCCTGGCCAGCCTTTTCTGTTCGTCCAGCACGTCGCCGCTTTCGAGGAAGATCGCGTACAGGAGGCTTATGGCGGCCATCAACCTGGAAACCCGCGACCACATGAGCGCCTGGGCGAACTTGCCGCTCCATACGACCGCGAGTTCTCCGACCGCGGCTATAGCCTGCGACATCGAAATCCTGCGATTGAGGCGCCCGCCCGCCCTCCAGCACAGCACCGAGACAGCCGCCGAACCGGTCCCCGCAACGAGGCTCGACATGACCGGGCCGGTCAGCCGGTATTCCGCAACCATGCCGGCGCCCGGCGCCACGAGGTCCATTATGCCCGCGGAGCCCGCCGCCGAGAGCAGCGCCACGCCGACCGTCAACCCGACAAGCGATCCCTGACCAGCGCGCGGCGGCCGCCTCGCAAACGCGCTTCCGACAGTCATGAGCATGGAGAACGCAAGGGCGCCGGTCATCCCCGAGAATATGCGGACGTCCCCGAGGTCCCCGACGAGCAACAGGAGGGGGGCTATGACCATCAGGAACGTCGCGGCTATGGTCGGTGACAGGTAGGCCATGCCCATCAGCAGCGCGGGTCCCTCTCCCCCCGCACGGTAGTACAGGTAGCCGAACACCATTATCAGCACGGCCAGCACACCCGAGGCAAATTCCATGAGCAGGGACCAGTTCGCCTCGTGCACTTCCGGCGCCCGCCCACCGAGGGCGGCTACCATCGCCAGCGCCGCAGGCAGAAGCACTGCCCAGTCGGGACTACCGCCCGCCTGCCGCCTCTCTTTTCCCGGCGACTCAATCAACTGGTGGGACTCTCCGGGTCTGATCGTCGCCCACGTCGTCAGCCACCCCTCCCGGCGCCGGCGGCATCTTTATGAGTAGCGTAAAGCCCTTGTCGGCAGCCAGCGCTTCTACGCGCGCGCCGCATTCCTCGAGGAGCTTCTTACCCACCGAGAGGCCGAACCCCAGGTGCGCGCCTCTAATGGTGAACGCCGGATCGAAGACCGTTTCGACGCCACCACCAGGGATTACAATCCCCGGGAACTCGAGCCTCAGCACCACCCACTCCTGCTCAGGCAGCGTGTCCGCCGTGACCGTGACCGACGCGCCCGCGGGCAGGGCCTCAGCCACGCCCCCGACGATGTTCACGAGGGCCTGCCGGAGCGCTTCCTCGTCGACCATCACGGGCCGGCTACGAGCGTCGCAGGTCCACTTCACACCCCTCGAGGCGTATCGCCCCAGAAAGTCGGAGAGTACGGCCTCGATGAGTCCGCCGGCCTTGACCGGGCCGAGCACGGGCACCCTCGGCCGGACCAGCGACAGGACCTGCGACACAACCATTTCAACCTCGTCTATGAGGCCCGCGCATGCCTGGATCGAACCGGCCATCCGGCGGGGGACCGTGGGAACCGCAAGGTGAAGAAGGCCCTTGATCGCGGCCAGGGGGTTCCTTATCTCGTGCGCCACCGAGGCTGCCAGGTGGCCTATCGACGCGAGTCGCTCGCCGGCCGCTACCCTCGCGGAGAGCTGCTTCCGATCGGTGAAGTCCTCGAGAACCACGACGGCGCCCTCGACCGCGCCGGCGCCCTTTCCGATCGGTCTTGCTGTAAGAGACCAGTACCGCGGACCGGACGCGCACCGGACCTCGATCTCGGCGTCATGGTACTCCGTCCCCTGAGAGAGCACCTGTCCGATGAGGTCGAACTCTGCGGGTAGACGGCCGGCAAGATCACCGAGGCGCTGACCGAGGATTTCCGGCGCCGGAATACCTAGCAGGCGTTCCGCGGCCGGATTGTAGATCGTGACGGCACCGGACCCATCCAGCAGCATGAAACCGCACGGAATCCGGTCAATGACCAGTCTCGACCTCCTGTTGTAATCGGCCACTTCGCGCTCGACCTGCATGAGGTTCATCACGTCCCATCCGGCGGACAGCAGGAGGAACACCGCGCCGAACGTGTTGACCAGGAAAGCCCCGCCGGGCGCGACGACTTTGAACGGGTTCACCTCGACCAGAACGGACGTCCACCCGTACAAAGAGAATGTGACCGCCAGTCCGGTATCAAGTATGCTGTCCCGGGATACGTGCTCGTGAGAGGTCAGGAAGAACAGGATCGTGGCAATCGCTGGAGTAAACGGGAGCGGCGCGCCCAGCGACGACTCCACCGCCCCGAAGTCGACCGCTGCCCACGCGCGGCCGAGCATTATCGAAAAGGTGACGACCATACCCGCTACCCACGGCGGGATTACTCGTTCACCGACCGATCTGCGGCTGCTCACGAAAACAAACGCCGCCAACCATAGCGACCTACCGTACCCACCCTGGATCGGGTCAGTCAACTGATCCGATACCTGAATCATCGTCACGACCAGGAGTGAGGCGTATGCGGCCCCGAGCAACAACCTGCGGGCAGTCCTCTCAACGGAGTACCGGGTGAGGGCGAAGAGGGCGAACAGGCCTATGGAAACCAGTCCTGTAAAGCTGATGGGTGTGCGCCACGCCCGCGTAGACGGGATCCACACGAATCCAACCAGGAGGGTCAGGCCGGCGCCAAGGCCCGTTGCGGCCCAGATCCAGAGGAATCGCTTAAGGTGTCTGGTTGCCTGCCTGGTCTGCGGTGACATCCGCTCCCCCCGGCGCGGACCCCCTGACCGCGTTCAGAACGACCGTAATGAGGTCCACAAGGTCGAAAGGCTTGTGAAGCACACCCACGACGGGCGCGGCGCCGATTGCGTCGAAGTCCGCCGTGTCATCAGTGCCGCTGATTACTATCACCGGAATGCGTCCCGACGGGTCCCACGTACTGCGCCTCTTGAGCACCTCGATACCGTCGATGACCGGCATGCGCAGGTCCAGGAGGATCGCGTCTGGAGCCCCGGACGCCGCCACCGCCATGCATTCGGCTCCATCCTGCGCCGTGATGACCTCGAGCCCCTCCCTCTTGAGGGCGACCTCGATTACGAACCTTACTGCAGAGTCATCGTCGGCGACAAGGACCACTGACCTCAAACCAGCACCCCCGGGATAGAAGTGACAGTCCACAGGCGGGCCTCATTACAGGCCGGGGCGATGAATATGATAGTGACTACTACACACCGCTAGAAATATCCTCCATTTGTCGAAGCGTGAAGCCCGTGCTCCATGAGCCACATACGCGGCGGGCGGGGCGGAGGAACGTGCGATGGAGTTCGGATCCCTGTCGGACGCCGCCCGGGAGTCGGCCGCGACGGTTATCCGCGCGTGCCTCAAGGTGAAGGGCGGGGAACGGCTCACGATCGTGGCCGACCAGGGCGGCGAGGAGGTCGCGAAGGACATTTGGACCTTCTGCGCCGGCGAAGGCCTCGAACCGGCGCTCGTGTTGCCGGGTGGTTGGGCCCCCGGGGCGGACGAGCCACCCGCAGTCCTCGCGGGGTTCATGGCTGTCTCCGACGTGGTGATATGCGTTACTCCGCGGCCGGTGGCGCACACGCGCGCCCGTCGCGAGGCTTGTGAGAGAGGCGCGAGGGTCGCAATCCTCCCGGGTGTGACGAGGGACGGGTTCGAGAGCGAGGCGATGCGGACCGACTACGGCTACGTGTCCCGGCTGGCGGCTCACCTCGCGGGCCTCCTTACCCGCGCTCAACGGGTTTCTGTCGTGACCGGCGACTCCCACCTCGAGATGACGGTGGTGGGGCGCAAGGGATACGCAGATACGGGGGTAATCGACCTCCGCGGACGAGCGGGGGTGCTCCCCGGCGGCGAGGCATTCGTTGCGCCGCTCGAGGGCACGGCCGAGGGCGAAATCGTCGTGGATGGCTCTATTCCTGGGCGGGTACTCGAAACGCCCCTCTTGCTGAAGTTCCGCTCCGGGAGGCTGGTGTCAGCCGAAGGCGAGGCTGCCGGCGAATTCACCGGCATCCTGGAGGGCATCCCCGAGGCCAGGACCCTCGCGGAACTGGGGATTGGCTGCAACCCCGGGGCCGCTATCCGCGGAGCGCCTCCCGAAGACGAGAAGGTACTCGGCAGCGTGCATGTCGCGCTGGGCACCAATTCGACATTCGGGGGACTCGTATGGGCAGGTGCGCATGTCGACGCGGTGATACGCTCCCCCGACCTGTACCTCGACGATCTCCTCGTGGTTTCCGGAGGCCGGTTCGTGAACGACCCCGGGGAATCTGAAGTAGGAGAGGAATACGCATGAGCCGGAGAAGGATTTCCCCACGCGGTGTCGTACTTATAATGTGGACTGAATTACTCCACAATATGGGGATGGGGGCATCTGAATGCAGCTTACGCGACAGGCAGAGTACGCGGTATGGATCATGCTCGAGCTGTCGCTCCAACCCACGAAAGGCTATCTGGCCGTGCACGAAATCGCAAACAGGTATGCGATCCCCATAGCATTCCTTCAGAAGACCGCGCGCCTCTTACTGAAGGCGGGTCTGCTCGAGGCGCAACGGGGGCCTCATGGGGGACTGCGCCTGAAGAAGGAGCCGTCGAGGGTCTCGCTTCTCGACATCATCACGGCGGTTGAGGGTGACATAGCGCTGAATCCCTGTCTGCGAGCGGGCGCGCGCTGCCCGCGCATGAAAGCGTGCAAGGTGAGAGAAGCGCTCTCGAGGATCCAGGAAATGCTTGCGCGGGAACTCGCCTCCCACCGTCTGGACGACCTTGCGGGGGCTGAGCCATAATACCAGTTCACAGGGAGGGGCCAGTATGCTGGACAAAGTGAGTGTTCACGAATCCATTAACGCGATGCACGACCACGTGAGGTCGGACGGCCTGAAGCCGATCGCGGACAGGTTTGACGAGCAGGAGAAGGTCAGGTGCAGGACATTCTGCGAGAGAGGGCTGAGCTGCCAGCTGTGCAGCAACGGGCCGTGCCGCATAATCCCGGGGAAGGTCGAGCGCGGGGTATGCGGGATCGACGGTAATGGTCTCGTGATGCGAAACCTGGTGCACAAGCTCAACATGGGCATTTCGGCGTACACCTATCACTGCAAGGAGGCCGCC
This window encodes:
- a CDS encoding CotS family spore coat protein, with the protein product MKPVENEAETALESLATEALGYYGLGCDSLTLTPIQSGGPKALWKVASGKNTYVLKKFRHAPAKVAFTTAAQRYAHRMGARVPAVIRSRAGGDYVMAGGQVFALYEFIHGRPVSWSNPAQFRRGVEALAEFHVRSRGYAPPPGCQVSSKLGRWPHQYRSIIDRSREWSVAARGSTEQFCRLFEQNSGWAVALAEFASRLLERFDYTGWVREFEKRPGICHQDYGEGNCIDRGGDIYILDLDGVTFDIPARDIRKVVVKTTAGCGRWDQDHADEVFSWFQRVNPLRPAQEAVAFADILFPHTFHDVAKNRFLKGKPTSSGKLAEAIGLELAKASSLKTVFRERFGVPAAEWPSLP
- a CDS encoding Rrf2 family transcriptional regulator, which produces MQLTRQAEYAVWIMLELSLQPTKGYLAVHEIANRYAIPIAFLQKTARLLLKAGLLEAQRGPHGGLRLKKEPSRVSLLDIITAVEGDIALNPCLRAGARCPRMKACKVREALSRIQEMLARELASHRLDDLAGAEP
- a CDS encoding PAS domain S-box protein: MIESPGKERRQAGGSPDWAVLLPAALAMVAALGGRAPEVHEANWSLLMEFASGVLAVLIMVFGYLYYRAGGEGPALLMGMAYLSPTIAATFLMVIAPLLLLVGDLGDVRIFSGMTGALAFSMLMTVGSAFARRPPRAGQGSLVGLTVGVALLSAAGSAGIMDLVAPGAGMVAEYRLTGPVMSSLVAGTGSAAVSVLCWRAGGRLNRRISMSQAIAAVGELAVVWSGKFAQALMWSRVSRLMAAISLLYAIFLESGDVLDEQKRLARESQAYRAAFDSVPIGVCSVGKNGRIETFNRMLQRVFSVTESDVVGRRIHQVVNGLSLDHVGSPPGGAAPDRALTGTPIEIAEGKRMMSGAAYPLVSGDGVASGVAIIVRDVTEQKRLEEELKRSGRLAIAGSVAQAVSTRLAGPLDRIKQGLFSCLAAADGEALEYLRLSVRELERLESLMRDLKFLQAPANLELQRVSLGEIAQQVVEIHRAAIARKGVVVNIRLAPGDEAFADRRRLQQVVTNVVKNALEAVKTGGSIDVETWVDPQRGRVGLSVRNSGSRILGEDIERVFEPFFSTKPSGTGLGLAVCKRIVEDHSGRISIVNEAAGVLCSIELPSYSPAH
- a CDS encoding aminopeptidase, yielding MEFGSLSDAARESAATVIRACLKVKGGERLTIVADQGGEEVAKDIWTFCAGEGLEPALVLPGGWAPGADEPPAVLAGFMAVSDVVICVTPRPVAHTRARREACERGARVAILPGVTRDGFESEAMRTDYGYVSRLAAHLAGLLTRAQRVSVVTGDSHLEMTVVGRKGYADTGVIDLRGRAGVLPGGEAFVAPLEGTAEGEIVVDGSIPGRVLETPLLLKFRSGRLVSAEGEAAGEFTGILEGIPEARTLAELGIGCNPGAAIRGAPPEDEKVLGSVHVALGTNSTFGGLVWAGAHVDAVIRSPDLYLDDLLVVSGGRFVNDPGESEVGEEYA
- a CDS encoding NAD-dependent epimerase/dehydratase family protein, which encodes MPRCVVTGVAGFIGSTLARRLLADGWGVTGIDSFDPYYHRPLKENNVRDAVTAAAGAGETGRFTFVEGDVTGMDLEPYFDGCDAVFHLAARPGVRESWGRDFTLYDRNNILGTQRVLLAAASLSSPPRRMVFASSSSVYGSAQGGASREDDPLRPASPYGVTKLCCEHLCRVHADAFGLSVVMLRYFTVYGPRQRPDMGIQRFIAAALSGEPVTLFGGGDQVRDFTYVDDAVEATVRAATSDRIPAGVAFALNAGAGSPATLKRVIDLVGAATRRRLRVEYGPPQPGDVDATMADTSLMQRVLGFRPATPLPDGIAAQVSWAERAMGGEGRCPAGR
- a CDS encoding PAS domain-containing protein; translated protein: MSPQTRQATRHLKRFLWIWAATGLGAGLTLLVGFVWIPSTRAWRTPISFTGLVSIGLFALFALTRYSVERTARRLLLGAAYASLLVVTMIQVSDQLTDPIQGGYGRSLWLAAFVFVSSRRSVGERVIPPWVAGMVVTFSIMLGRAWAAVDFGAVESSLGAPLPFTPAIATILFFLTSHEHVSRDSILDTGLAVTFSLYGWTSVLVEVNPFKVVAPGGAFLVNTFGAVFLLLSAGWDVMNLMQVEREVADYNRRSRLVIDRIPCGFMLLDGSGAVTIYNPAAERLLGIPAPEILGQRLGDLAGRLPAEFDLIGQVLSQGTEYHDAEIEVRCASGPRYWSLTARPIGKGAGAVEGAVVVLEDFTDRKQLSARVAAGERLASIGHLAASVAHEIRNPLAAIKGLLHLAVPTVPRRMAGSIQACAGLIDEVEMVVSQVLSLVRPRVPVLGPVKAGGLIEAVLSDFLGRYASRGVKWTCDARSRPVMVDEEALRQALVNIVGGVAEALPAGASVTVTADTLPEQEWVVLRLEFPGIVIPGGGVETVFDPAFTIRGAHLGFGLSVGKKLLEECGARVEALAADKGFTLLIKMPPAPGGVADDVGDDQTRRVPPVD
- a CDS encoding response regulator; amino-acid sequence: MRSVVLVADDDSAVRFVIEVALKREGLEVITAQDGAECMAVAASGAPDAILLDLRMPVIDGIEVLKRRSTWDPSGRIPVIVISGTDDTADFDAIGAAPVVGVLHKPFDLVDLITVVLNAVRGSAPGGADVTADQAGNQTP
- the deoC gene encoding deoxyribose-phosphate aldolase, which translates into the protein MIDHTLLKPWVVESEIVKICGEARAFRFAAACVNSSWVHVAARELEGSGVSICATIGFPLGACSTAAKAAEAAEAVGSGAAELDMVMNIGLLKGGDCAGVVRDIAAVNDAARARARGLGRDVILKVIIEACYLTDEEKVEACRLAVEGGAEFVKTSTGFGPSGATVEDVRLMSRAVGGRALVKAAGGIQTLAEAKAMIEAGASRIGTSRGPLLVDEMSRQA